Proteins co-encoded in one Chaetodon auriga isolate fChaAug3 chromosome 9, fChaAug3.hap1, whole genome shotgun sequence genomic window:
- the slc30a9 gene encoding proton-coupled zinc antiporter SLC30A9, mitochondrial, with protein sequence MFNSLAHRPWHVFCRVSLQHRAPLSQRSPRFPQLCHGWQNGGIHSLWFSLPDCRVASSGLGKVQYYSTSGNSKDGPPKSASGDAPSAEKVLSAAAKATPASPGSTPLGLTKAETIQVKVRAVLKKREYGAKYTQNNFITAVRAMNEFCLKPSDLEQLRKIRRRSPHDDTEAFTVFLRSDVEAKAIDVWGSHEALARERNLRKEMEREYQENIFRNQQLLKEYKDFWGNTKPRSGKRTTFLQGPGKVVMVAICINGLNFFFKLLAWVYTGSASMFSEAIHSLADTCNQALLAVGISQSVRNPDAGHPYGFSNMRYIASLISGVGIFMMGAGLSWYHGIMGLLHPEPIESLLWAYCILAGSLVSEGATLLVAISEIRKSAHQNGLSFYEYVMQSRDPSTNVVLLEDAAAVLGVILAAGCMGLTSLTGSPYYDSLGSLGVGTLLGAVSAFLIYTNTEALLGRSIQAERVQKLTEFLENDPAVRAIHDVKATDMGLSKVRFKAEVDFDGRVVTRSYLEKQDIDQILNDIQQVKTPEELESFMLKHGENIIDTLGAEVDRLEKELKQRNPEVRHVDLEIL encoded by the exons ATGTTCAACAGCCTGGCGCACAGACCATGGCATGTCTTCTGCAGGGTCTCCTTGCAGCACAGGGCGCCTCTGTCACAGCGGTCCCCGAGGTTCCCCCAGCTATGCCACG GTTGGCAGAATGGAGGCATACATAGCTTGTGGTTCAGCCTTCCAGACTGCCGTGTTGCTTCTTCAGGCCTGGGCAAGGTGCAGTACTACTCTACCTCTGGCAACAGTAAAGATGGTCCTCCAAAATCAGCATCAGGTGATGCTCCATCTGCAGAAAAGGTTTTGTCTGCTGCTGCGAAAGCCACCCCAGCTTCACCAG GGTCAACACCTTTGGGGCTGACCAAGGCTGAGACGATTCAAGTGAAAG TTCGGGCAGTCCTGAAGAAAAGGGAATATGGAGCCAAGTACACGCAAAACAATTTCATCACTGCAGTCAGAGCCATGAATGAGTTCTGCCTCAAACCGAG TGATCTGGAACAGCTTCGAAAGATCAGAAGACGCAGCCCCCACGATGACACTGAGGCTTTCACCGTCTTTTTGCGGTCAGATGTTGAGGCCAA AGCAATCGACGTATGGGGGAGTCATGAAGCTCTTGCCCGGGAGAGAAATCTCaggaaagagatggaaagagaatACCAAGAGA ATATATTTCGGAATCAGCAATTGTTGAAGGAATACAAAGACTTCTGGGGAAACACTAAG CCTCGATCAGGCAAGAGGACAACGTTTCTTCAAGGGCCGGGGAAGGTGGTTATGGTCGCTATTTGCAT CAATGGGCTGAATTTCTTCTTCAAGCTCCTGGCTTGGGTCTACACTGGATCAGCTAGCATGTTCTCCGAGGCCATCCACTCTCTGGCCGACACCTGCAACCAGGCTCTGCTCGCCGTGGGCATCAGCCAGTCTGTCCGCAACCCTGATGCTGGCCACCC GTATGGCTTCTCCAACATGCGTTACATTGCCTCCCTCATCAGTGGGGTGGGCATTTTTATGATGGGAGCAGGCCTCTCATGGTACCATGGCATCATGGGATTGCTGCACCCAGAACCCATTGAGTCATTGTTATGG GCGTACTGTATTTTGGCGGGCTCTCTGGTGTCTGAAGGAG CCACGTTACTAGTAGCCATCAGTGAGATTAGGAAGAGCGCCCACCAGAACGGACTTTCTTTTTATGAATATG TAATGCAGAGTCGAGACCCCAGCACTAACgtggtgctgctggaggatgctgctgctgtattaGGAGTCAtcctggctgctggctgcatgGGGCTCACCTCACTCACAG GTAGCCCGTACTATGACAGTTTAGGTTCTCTTGGCGTGGGCACTTTGCTGGGCGCCGTCTCCGCTTTCCTCATCTACACGAACACAGAGGCCCTGCTGGGACGCTCCATACAGGCCGAGCGTGTACAGAAGCTTACAGAGTTCCTGGAGAACGACCCTGCTGTAAG GGCCATCCACGACGTGAAGGCCACTGATATGGGACTGAGTAAAGTGCGCTTCAAGGCTGAAGTTGACTTTGATGGCCGAGTGGTGACACGGTCTTATCTGGAAAAACAGGACATTGACCAAATCCTCAAC gacaTTCAGCAGGTGAAGACCCCTGAGGAGCTGGAGAGCTTCATGCTGAAGCACGGGGAGAACATCATTGACACCCTGGGGGCTGAGGTGGACCGCTTGGAGAAAGAACTCAAG